A genome region from Lucilia cuprina isolate Lc7/37 chromosome 3, ASM2204524v1, whole genome shotgun sequence includes the following:
- the LOC124419057 gene encoding uncharacterized protein LOC124419057, which yields MPRPKNSALYSYFLITMDKQAICRNENCDNKILNSHPGNLERHLKKIHPLIFECYLKKKLYNDVLTTNIKREVLNDSSVSDGFTTSFNSETTPAWTSAINKEHIQMALVELFTKCGRPISLAEDRPFKMLVTPTLESLNMKVDEHNVITLITQYSNNIKNEVKEELCGRLISLKIDGVTVNSVSVLSVNVQFIKNNSVAIKTIAIKKITQQPTSEYLKNIVLEVLSSYEINLNQVVTITTDNGANMINDSNYDISSSSSDEVCNITDFLGMDSNLSMDNIINVRCGSYILQKCATDVIKSTDIKKKLDSIRALIKKLGTQKYTNLMKCGDYKMPLLDNIAKCSSTYLMLQHFISLKEFIDDNLDVSLDIWNFANEFIKVFQVMNTASNKLQSENLIYSDLYIEITNITIKLENLPYSDLKQYLTESLNRQKNKMLENDLFVTAIYLDPRIKVCLTSSQRARAKNCIMQLHTRLLYLKDYDECEPMQSTETDESITNSPLTVSNAVDDELEEYFKSFEKTSDMDISTSHSIDQDILIYENQNRLGIKENIIDYWSQQKNALTEIAFVVLAIPCTQVSVERLYSAIEYIQSDQLNKPSSTNLEHILLVRANGNFSTD from the exons ATGCCTCGTCCAAAGAACAGTGcgctatattcatattttttaataacaatggATAAACAAGCCATTTGTAGAAATGAAAATtgtgataataaaatattaaatagtcaTCCGGGAAATCTGGAGcgacatttgaaaaaaattcatccacttatttttgaatgttatttgaaaaaaaaactttataatgatGTTCTAACCACTAATATCAAACGTGAAGTTTTAAATGATAGTTCTGTGAGTGATGGTTTTACTACTAGTTTTAACAGCGAGACGACACCTGCATGGACTTCTGCAATAAATAAAGAACACATACAAATGGCTCTAGTAGAGTTATTTACAAAATGCGGCAGACCTATTAGTTTGGCAGAAGATCGACCATTTAAAATGCTTGTCACTCCAACATTAGAATCACTTAATATGAAAGTAGATGAACATAATGTAATAACACTAATTACTCAATATTCAAATAACATCAAGAATGAAGTTAAAGAAGAACTTTGTGGAAGATTAATCTCGTTGAAAATTGATGGAGTCACTGTGAATTCTGTAAGTGTTCTCAGTGTAAatgtacaatttattaaaaacaatagtgtggcaattaaaacaattgccataaaaaaaataactcaacAGCCCACAAGCgagtatttgaaaaatattgtacTGGAAGTCCTTAGTTcctatgaaataaatttaaatcaagtGGTAACAATAACAACCGACAATGGAGCTAATATGATTAATGATTCAAATTACGACATAAGCAGTAGTAGCTCAGATGAAGTTTGTAATATAACCGATTTCCTGGGAATGGACTCTAATTTATCAATggataatataataaatgttcGTTGTGGATCCTACATTTTGCAAAAGTGTGCGACAGATGTAATTAAATCTACTgatattaaaaagaaacttgACTCTATTAgagctttaataaaaaagcttggaacacaaaaatatacaaatttgatGAAATGTGGAGACTATAAAATGCCGTTATTGGATAACATAGCGAAATGCAGCTCCACATATCTCATGCTTCAGCATTTTATATccttaaaagaatttattgatGATAATTTAGATGTTTCCCTCGATATTTGGAATTTCGCTaatgaatttataaaagtatttcaaGTTATGAATACAGCATCGAACAAATTACAAAGTGAAAACTTGATATATAGCGATCTCTATattgaaataacaaatataacaataaaattggaaaatctTCCGTATTCTGATTTGAAGCAGTATTTAACAGAAAGCTTAAATagacagaaaaacaaaatgcttgaaaatgatttatttgtaaCCGCCATCTATCTGGATCCGAGAATTAAAGTTTGTCTGACGTCTAGTCAGCGCGCAAGAGCCAAGAACTGTATAATGCAATTACATACtcgtttattatatttaaaag ATTATGATGAATGTGAACCAATGCAATCGACAGAAACTGATGAGAGCATAACAAATTCACCTTTAACTGTAAGCAACGCTGTTGATGACGAACTTGAGGAATATTTCAAGTCATTTGAAAAAACTTCCGACATGGATATTTCTACATCCCATTCAATTGATcaagatattttaatatatgAAAATCAAAATCGTTTGGGAATAAAGGAAAACATTATTGATTATTGGAGCCAACAGAAAAATGCTTTAACCGAAATAGCTTTCGTAGTATTGGCCATACCATGTACTCAAGTAAGCGTTGAAAGGTTATATTCGGCCATTGAATACATACAATCCGATCAGCTTAATAAACCGAGCTCTACAAATTTAGAGCATATTTTGCTAGTAAGAGCGAATGGCAACTTCAGTACTGATTAG